From one Brevundimonas sp. PAMC22021 genomic stretch:
- a CDS encoding tetratricopeptide repeat protein — protein sequence MVDVFEQVEGELRSDRYKRLFRTWGPIVAGLLLLALIAALAWWGWQSFQTGKADKASAAYDRGMEALRAENPAGARTAFEEAAREGNGAYKSLALQQQAGLAVTANNIPEAIRLFDGAAKASRDPILSDPAALKAAFLAMDTAPLAEVETRLEPLTGDDRPLRAFAQEALAMARLQNGQVAPARTAFVQLQLGQDVPEPVRQRAQAAIAMIDAGTAGSLPAIVRAAATAPAPQAQPQTAPGQGAPTQGAPAGAPVQATPQQ from the coding sequence GTGGTTGATGTCTTCGAGCAGGTCGAGGGGGAGCTTCGCTCCGACCGCTACAAGCGGCTGTTCCGCACCTGGGGACCCATCGTCGCCGGTCTTCTGCTGCTCGCCCTGATCGCGGCGCTGGCTTGGTGGGGCTGGCAGAGCTTCCAGACGGGCAAGGCCGACAAGGCGTCGGCCGCCTATGATCGCGGCATGGAGGCGCTGCGCGCCGAGAACCCGGCCGGCGCCCGCACCGCCTTTGAAGAGGCCGCGCGCGAAGGCAACGGCGCCTACAAGTCGCTGGCGCTGCAGCAGCAGGCTGGCCTCGCCGTCACGGCCAACAACATCCCCGAGGCCATTCGGCTGTTCGACGGGGCGGCGAAGGCTTCGCGTGATCCGATCCTGTCCGATCCCGCCGCGCTGAAGGCGGCCTTCCTGGCCATGGACACCGCGCCCCTGGCCGAGGTCGAAACCCGGCTGGAGCCGCTGACCGGCGACGATCGTCCCTTGCGCGCCTTTGCCCAGGAAGCCCTGGCCATGGCGCGTCTGCAGAACGGCCAGGTTGCGCCCGCCCGGACCGCCTTTGTGCAGCTGCAACTCGGCCAGGACGTGCCCGAGCCGGTGCGCCAACGCGCCCAGGCCGCCATCGCCATGATCGATGCGGGAACGGCCGGTTCGCTGCCCGCCATCGTCCGGGCCGCCGCGACGGCGCCCGCGCCGCAGGCGCAGCCCCAGACGGCTCCCGGACAGGGCGCGCCCACTCAAGGCGCTCCGGCAGGCGCGCCGGTTCAGGCTACGCCGCAACAGTGA
- a CDS encoding PQQ-like beta-propeller repeat protein, which translates to MTSRALKVALVCGVAVTLAACGTVRRNLPFGLGRSDEPAATATEGQRISVLEFEQQLAPSAALSGRDFFLPGPQAVTAWAQPGGTPENLVEHVIAAPNFQVAWRRSIGQGSQVPGTVMAPVVASDGKLFTLDGDSTVAAVSADSGEILWRTDIKPEGLARGGFGGGVAYAAGKVFVSSGYRVMTALDANTGAVLWRTTVDSPIHGAPTVVGNRVYAIDVDSQLFAFDVNTGAQAWAYRGIAEPARIMRASSPAVSGDTVIAPFSSGELVAVRAANGQAVWQQVLSRTSRTSALSEVRDVAGRPVVSRGMIYGVSHSGVLSALDLRSGQPKWQLPVTGVNAPLPVGDVVYAVSKSGQLIVANRDTGQIYWTRELNEGRERNEGGFLGFFDREVRPSWSGPILASNRLVMVNSFGEAVAFDPKTGAEQSRLNLGAPAYIAPSAYNGALYVVTDRGELVCIR; encoded by the coding sequence ATGACTTCCCGAGCCCTCAAGGTCGCGCTGGTCTGCGGCGTGGCCGTCACCCTGGCCGCGTGCGGCACGGTGCGCCGCAACCTGCCGTTCGGCCTGGGTCGCAGCGACGAGCCGGCGGCCACCGCGACCGAGGGCCAGCGCATCTCGGTGCTGGAGTTCGAGCAGCAGCTGGCGCCGTCCGCCGCCCTGTCGGGCCGCGACTTCTTTCTGCCGGGACCTCAGGCGGTCACGGCTTGGGCGCAGCCCGGGGGCACGCCCGAGAACCTGGTCGAGCACGTCATTGCCGCTCCGAACTTCCAGGTCGCCTGGCGGCGCAGCATCGGCCAGGGATCGCAGGTGCCCGGCACGGTGATGGCGCCGGTCGTCGCCTCCGACGGCAAGCTGTTCACCCTGGACGGCGATTCGACGGTCGCGGCCGTGTCGGCTGACAGCGGCGAAATCCTGTGGCGCACCGACATCAAGCCGGAAGGCCTGGCGCGCGGCGGCTTCGGCGGCGGCGTGGCCTATGCTGCTGGCAAGGTGTTCGTCTCCTCCGGCTACCGCGTCATGACGGCGCTGGACGCCAACACCGGTGCGGTCCTGTGGCGCACCACCGTTGACTCGCCGATCCACGGCGCGCCCACCGTTGTCGGCAACCGCGTCTACGCCATCGACGTGGACAGCCAGCTGTTCGCCTTTGACGTCAACACCGGCGCCCAGGCCTGGGCCTATCGCGGCATCGCCGAGCCGGCGCGGATCATGCGCGCCTCGAGCCCCGCGGTCAGCGGCGACACTGTGATCGCGCCCTTCTCGTCCGGCGAACTGGTCGCGGTGCGCGCCGCAAACGGCCAGGCCGTGTGGCAGCAGGTGCTGTCGCGCACCAGCCGCACCAGCGCCCTGTCCGAGGTGCGCGACGTGGCGGGCCGTCCGGTGGTCAGCCGCGGCATGATCTACGGCGTCAGCCATTCGGGCGTTCTGTCCGCGCTGGATCTGCGCTCGGGCCAGCCGAAATGGCAGCTGCCGGTCACCGGCGTGAACGCCCCGCTGCCCGTCGGCGACGTGGTCTACGCCGTGTCCAAGAGCGGTCAGCTGATCGTCGCCAACCGCGACACCGGCCAGATCTACTGGACGCGCGAACTGAACGAGGGGCGCGAGCGCAACGAAGGCGGCTTCCTGGGCTTCTTCGACCGGGAGGTCCGCCCCAGCTGGTCGGGCCCGATCCTGGCCTCCAACCGCTTGGTGATGGTCAACTCGTTCGGCGAGGCGGTGGCCTTCGATCCCAAGACGGGCGCGGAGCAGTCGCGGCTGAACCTGGGCGCGCCGGCCTATATCGCGCCGTCGGCCTATAACGGCGCGCTCTATGTCGTGACGGATCGCGGCGAACTCGTCTGCATTCGCTGA
- a CDS encoding RNA polymerase sigma factor: MKQPLRNLHDNELAAQAAAGGRREFGELVRRHGSAVRGLLRRMGAEASLADDIAQDAFLQAFQRCGEFRAEGPFVGWIKRIAARLYLKRRAHEARYVAEVETEDAAPTFDTAGLMDLDEALKTLSETERLCVSLCHGAGLSHLEIASAMNLPLGTVKSHVKRGLDKLRARLDPRTDALGRSAHVG; the protein is encoded by the coding sequence ATGAAACAGCCGTTGCGTAACCTGCACGACAACGAGCTCGCCGCCCAGGCGGCGGCGGGCGGCAGGCGAGAGTTCGGCGAACTGGTGCGCCGTCATGGCTCGGCGGTGCGGGGGCTGCTGCGCCGGATGGGGGCCGAAGCGTCGCTGGCGGACGACATCGCCCAGGACGCCTTCTTGCAGGCGTTCCAGCGGTGCGGCGAGTTCCGCGCTGAGGGCCCTTTCGTCGGCTGGATTAAGCGGATCGCCGCGCGCTTGTACCTGAAGCGCCGGGCGCACGAAGCGCGCTACGTCGCCGAGGTCGAGACGGAGGACGCGGCGCCGACGTTCGACACCGCCGGGCTGATGGACCTGGACGAGGCGCTGAAGACGCTGAGCGAGACCGAGCGCCTGTGCGTCTCCCTGTGCCACGGCGCGGGGCTCAGTCACCTGGAGATCGCCTCGGCCATGAATCTGCCGCTCGGAACGGTGAAATCTCATGTCAAACGTGGTCTGGATAAACTCCGCGCGCGGCTCGATCCGCGAACGGATGCACTCGGGAGGTCGGCGCATGTCGGCTGA
- a CDS encoding DUF6249 domain-containing protein yields the protein MEDFIPIFAIFAVFGTITAIVVGPSYLKSREKKEMQLTVRSAIDKGQPLPAELVDAMTKDVQRSLPSRTRDLRRGVLWLATGVGLAAFAAVNELIGGWDQDFHGGLLGVACIPITIGIAFIVLSFFNKNRD from the coding sequence GTGGAAGACTTCATTCCGATCTTCGCCATTTTCGCCGTCTTCGGCACCATCACCGCCATTGTCGTGGGTCCGAGCTATCTGAAGAGCCGCGAGAAGAAGGAGATGCAGCTGACGGTGCGTTCGGCCATCGACAAGGGCCAGCCGTTGCCGGCCGAACTCGTCGACGCCATGACCAAGGACGTGCAGCGCAGCCTGCCGTCGCGCACACGGGACCTGCGCCGGGGCGTGTTGTGGCTGGCGACCGGCGTCGGCCTGGCCGCCTTCGCGGCCGTGAACGAACTCATCGGCGGATGGGATCAGGATTTCCACGGCGGTCTGCTGGGCGTCGCCTGCATCCCCATCACCATCGGCATCGCCTTCATCGTCCTGAGCTTCTTCAACAAGAACAGGGACTGA
- a CDS encoding TadE/TadG family type IV pilus assembly protein — protein MLMRKRLKGRTDRRAVAPLRLFRDVVEDSRGNIALKFALLGPVLALIAIGAIDVASVHSADSRLQDLADASALAGASELALAIDGAAAVQRANAMVDAGLGNWPQAPRVQKAIEVLDHNGQRVLQVHLSANRTSFFVNLLPPGGWNFEALARGSALSRTPLCVLGFNQTDSAVIRVKDSARIQAPACMVHSNRDILVEGGNINASAVQAVRSARGSIFPVAGTGAEVIPDPFATLNLGKEKICSTMLPRLFGTGTQSLAAGVHCGGVTVFGSAKLTLKPGEHWFLGGHLDVKEDARLLGDDVVLMFDKASKFDFKDKAQVNLNGRQTGTWAGMVMIATRDNTQDFIISADNVDTLQGVIYVPRAKLIVEGKSDVARDTPWTVVVARALELKGSASLFINANYQSSNVPVPDGVGPSSGPVKLVQ, from the coding sequence ATGCTGATGCGTAAGCGGCTGAAAGGGCGAACCGACCGACGCGCCGTTGCGCCACTGCGCCTGTTTCGGGACGTGGTCGAGGACAGTCGTGGCAACATCGCCCTGAAGTTCGCCCTGCTCGGTCCGGTTCTGGCCCTGATCGCCATCGGTGCCATAGACGTTGCGAGCGTCCATTCGGCGGACAGTCGGCTGCAGGATCTGGCGGACGCCTCGGCGCTGGCGGGCGCCTCGGAGCTGGCGCTGGCGATCGACGGGGCGGCGGCGGTCCAGCGGGCGAACGCCATGGTCGACGCCGGGCTGGGGAACTGGCCCCAGGCGCCGCGGGTGCAAAAAGCGATCGAGGTCTTGGACCACAACGGTCAGCGGGTTCTTCAGGTGCACCTGTCTGCCAACCGCACCTCGTTCTTCGTCAATCTGCTGCCGCCCGGCGGCTGGAACTTCGAAGCCCTGGCGCGCGGGTCGGCACTCAGCCGTACGCCTCTGTGCGTCCTCGGCTTCAACCAGACCGACTCGGCCGTCATTCGCGTCAAGGACAGCGCCCGCATCCAGGCGCCCGCCTGCATGGTGCATTCCAACCGCGACATCCTGGTCGAAGGCGGCAACATCAACGCCTCGGCGGTTCAGGCGGTGCGAAGCGCCCGCGGCAGCATCTTTCCCGTGGCGGGCACGGGCGCGGAGGTGATCCCGGACCCGTTCGCCACCCTGAACCTCGGCAAGGAGAAGATCTGCAGCACCATGTTGCCGCGCCTCTTCGGCACGGGGACGCAAAGCTTGGCCGCTGGCGTCCACTGCGGCGGCGTTACCGTGTTCGGCAGCGCCAAACTGACGTTGAAACCCGGCGAGCACTGGTTCCTGGGTGGACACCTCGACGTCAAGGAAGACGCCCGGCTCCTTGGCGACGACGTGGTGCTGATGTTCGACAAGGCGTCCAAGTTCGACTTCAAGGACAAGGCGCAGGTCAACCTGAACGGCCGCCAGACGGGGACGTGGGCCGGCATGGTGATGATCGCCACGCGCGACAACACCCAGGACTTCATCATCTCCGCCGACAACGTCGACACCTTGCAGGGCGTGATCTATGTGCCGCGCGCCAAGCTGATCGTCGAAGGCAAGTCCGATGTGGCGCGAGACACGCCCTGGACGGTGGTCGTGGCGCGCGCGCTGGAGCTGAAGGGCTCGGCCTCCCTGTTCATCAACGCCAACTATCAATCCTCGAACGTCCCCGTGCCGGACGGCGTCGGACCGTCGTCCGGCCCCGTCAAGCTGGTTCAGTAA
- a CDS encoding arsenate reductase, with the protein MSTITTTTPHLYGIPNCDTVKKARVWLEQHGVSPVFHDYKKEGVDQAALEQWVDEHGWETVLNRAGTTFRKLPEEARVDLDRDRAIALMLNQPSMIKRPVLDLGGRRLVGFKPEIYAAAFGV; encoded by the coding sequence ATGAGCACGATCACCACGACGACCCCGCACCTCTACGGCATTCCCAACTGCGACACGGTCAAGAAGGCGCGCGTCTGGCTCGAGCAGCACGGCGTCTCCCCGGTCTTTCACGACTACAAGAAGGAGGGTGTGGACCAAGCCGCGCTGGAGCAATGGGTCGATGAGCATGGGTGGGAGACGGTCTTGAACCGGGCGGGAACGACCTTTCGCAAGCTGCCGGAAGAGGCGCGGGTCGACTTGGATCGGGACAGGGCCATCGCGCTGATGCTGAACCAGCCGTCGATGATCAAGCGACCGGTGCTGGACCTTGGCGGTCGGCGGCTGGTCGGGTTCAAGCCGGAGATCTACGCCGCGGCGTTCGGCGTCTGA
- the panB gene encoding 3-methyl-2-oxobutanoate hydroxymethyltransferase has product MSSQVQQTVRRIAAPDIQARKGAEPIVCLTAYDAPTAALLDAHCDLLLVGDSVGMVVHGLPNTVGVTMEMMILHGQAVMRGSRRAMVVVDMPFGSYEGGKEVAYGNCARMMKETGAQAVKLESGPTVPETISYLVQRGIPVMGHVGLRPQAVLTDGAFKAKGRTEEERLRVIAEAEATADAGAFSIVIEGVAEGLARDITEAVSVPTVGIGASAACDGQILVTPDMLGLFDWTPKFVRKYADLRGEIDRATADYAADVKGRRFPAEVETYFSKKPASP; this is encoded by the coding sequence ATGTCCAGCCAGGTTCAGCAGACCGTTCGTCGCATCGCGGCGCCGGACATTCAGGCCCGCAAGGGCGCAGAGCCCATCGTCTGCCTGACCGCCTATGACGCGCCGACGGCGGCCCTGCTGGATGCCCATTGCGACCTGCTGCTGGTCGGCGACAGCGTCGGCATGGTGGTCCATGGCCTGCCCAACACCGTCGGCGTGACCATGGAGATGATGATCCTGCATGGCCAGGCGGTGATGCGCGGATCGCGCCGCGCCATGGTGGTGGTCGACATGCCCTTTGGCTCCTACGAAGGCGGCAAGGAAGTCGCCTACGGGAACTGCGCCCGGATGATGAAGGAAACGGGAGCCCAGGCCGTGAAGCTCGAAAGCGGACCCACGGTGCCCGAGACCATTTCCTATCTGGTCCAGCGCGGCATTCCGGTCATGGGCCACGTCGGCCTGCGCCCCCAGGCGGTGCTGACCGACGGCGCCTTCAAGGCCAAGGGTCGCACGGAAGAGGAGCGACTGCGCGTCATCGCCGAGGCGGAAGCGACCGCGGACGCCGGCGCCTTCTCCATCGTCATCGAAGGCGTGGCCGAAGGGCTGGCGCGCGATATCACCGAGGCCGTGTCTGTCCCCACTGTCGGCATCGGCGCCTCGGCCGCCTGCGATGGACAGATTCTGGTGACGCCAGACATGCTGGGCCTGTTCGACTGGACGCCGAAGTTCGTGCGCAAATACGCCGATCTGCGAGGCGAAATCGACCGGGCGACCGCCGACTATGCGGCCGATGTGAAGGGCCGCCGTTTTCCTGCCGAAGTCGAAACCTACTTCTCCAAAAAGCCGGCTTCGCCGTAG